atcacaaagaaaaatggtttccACTGCTGATATTTTGGCTGATCGGAGCTCTGGAAAATGCGTCCTTAAACTTGGCCCTCACTGTCACTGACCACTGCCATCGTCAATAAAtcgacaaaaaatataaacttatttaaaataaGTCATGCATAATAGtttaaatagacaaaaaaatattctaattaccacgaaaactcgaaaaaacaacacgttcaaccaattttttaaGAGCTCAAGTAGTATTGCACACTCAATGACTCACAGTTATCGTCTCCACGCTGAGCCCATCTGAAATAAACAACCACGTTTATCGATCGAACAATACTATGGCATGCCGTGGGGACAATTATACGATACAATTATACGCTTAAATATTAAAGAATACTTATTTATATTCTTCAATTTTACGCTTAAATATTAAAGAATACTTATTTATATTCTTCAATTTTACGCTTAAATATCAAAGTATGTGCTTAATTATGTTCAATTCGCTTATCTTTCTATTAACTTTTAATGTGTTTAAGtcttaagtttaaaaatataattttcaatGTTGAACGCTAATAAAGTAGAAGTCTAGATTGAAATTTCGAATAGCGATCGCTGAAATTTGAAGTCTCAAGTATATGAATTCGGTGTCTACTAGCGCCACCTATCAGTGAATATACATACTCAAACGGGCAATAGCTGTATTTAGGTATTGTTCATTATTCTGCGGAATGTCGCGGGAGCACAAATCGAACAAGTCCTTCGAACGTTGATTTCGTTTACCGTCGTAAAATTACGAGTTCTAATTCGCAAGCCAGTTCGAAACAAGCATACCCAAGATGTGACCTATTAACATGGGAACCTATTTCAAATGGTAAATTTCACATCAGATTGAAGATAAAGATACGACGACAAATAGTCGGGAATTGAAAGTGTATTCCGTTTGTCACTTCTCCATGTTAAGTCTCATCGATTGAAGATACAAGTAGTCACACACAATCGGCATCAGGCGGAACGTCATCACTACCTTACGTCCATGGagtttgttattattgaaaCTTCAAAATATATACAATATTTCGGCATATGCCACTaagtttgattttctcttcaaagTGGAGCGGAACGATCCTTCCGGACTGCGGATGGCTTTTTAATCTGACCGCGAATGCCGGAAACGGTGCGAATGAATGCTACATCGAATTTGGCCACTTCCAGGGTCGAAATCGGTAATTCGGGCACCAAATGGTAAAAGCAATGAACACGCAGTTCCAAGTGCAAAACTAAAAGGCAGGTGTCGGCTAGGTCTCAGGTGTCGACTCTTGTCGGGAAGTTGCTGAAGACATCATGATTAATAATTCGGAAAAAATCGGAGGTCCTGGTGTGATTGTCAATCCAAATTTGTATATTTTACAGAACTCGTACCGCAGAGacctgatttttttctctcttcagtTATTTATCGTGTAACCCTGTCGAGTTGACTAATTGAGAATGTCGAATTTCCGGATGTTGGCTGGGAGCTGCAATCAAGGAAGCGGGGGTGGAGGAAGCCACCGAGGTGGTCGCAGCGGAGCTGGAGGAAGCCGTGGTGGAGGAAGCGGAGGTGCGGAACGAAGAGTTGGAAAAGCTGGAGGCTCTTCCAAAGGAGGTTCTTCTGGGGTCGGTGGATTCAGAGGCTCTTCCAGAGGAAGGTTCGGTGGTCCATCTTCAGGCGGCGCTCACGGAagtggaggtggtggcggcggcgctGGACAAGACTGGTTTTGTCGAAACTGTGGATCATACAATTTTGGTAGCCGCCCATCCTGCATCCGCTGTGCTCGCGTGAAAAATTATCTTTCCCCGGATAAAAAAGTTGAAGCTATGGATGTAGACAAAACAACCCCTCTGCAGGGGCCCAGATGTCTTCTTTGTCTATGTATGCCCGGCTGCACCTACGGAAGCCACCCCTGAACTTTGTGGTGCCAGCACGTTTTATCAAATGACTACAAACTAAGCGAATCGTGTCATAATTTTCAATGCAGCGTGGAATCCCTCGCACGATGATCAAAGTATTCATCGCGTTTATCGGTGAGTGTTTAACTTCTACTTTCATCTCAACCCTTAAACAACGGaaacttataatttttataacTTAATTCTGTGTCaaccaaatttggaaaaagtaAAGACTTGATACGTATTACGATTAGTAAAGTAAAGCAAAGTAAAGGTAAAATTTTCTCAGCCCATGTTCCCACTCTCGAATTTTTGTCGAGTTCCAAAGATGTTATTAGAATGGAGATGGTTCCAAATGATTCGGAATTCTTTGTTTCTTGGTCCACAAAACCAGGATATAAAGCTTATGGACGTGATTGTCAAAATGgtatgtatttaatttttctgttttcccagTTTTAAACCTACTTTATTCCATGGAAAGAtgttaaatgaaaattaaatgaaataataaataggtTCTCCCGGTTCTCAATTCTTGCAACACTTGTGTGATGTCTTTAGTCAGCGTAAAATGGATCTTCTTTCGATGATGACACTTGTCAATCGAAAAGTGTCCCACGACGGAATGTTTGGTCACAAAGAATTGGAAATGCCGCAATTCACCTCGAGTCTTACAAGTAAGTTTAGATCTTCCGTATTTTTTTCTAGTAGTTTCAAAGACTAGTATTCATTGATGAATAACCAGACACTATAGACTAAAAATTAGTTTTCTGTGGAAAGATGTTTAGATTCATGAAAAGCTTGTATAAAGTCCGTGAGAAAAATCACAAGACACTAGATCTGTGTACAATGATGACACGTCAACAAACGAGTGCCTGATGACGATTTTTTCGTCGTATGGTGTTTAATAGTTTGTTAACGAATAACAATAGTTtatgaaagaataagaataagattaaagaagaagttgcCAAAAGAGTAGCAAGACTTGTTATGAGCACTCAACATATGAGCTCCTCAAGTCGTTCTATGCTAGAACAtttagaagaaggaaagagttTGTAGAGCTCTTCACCATGCAGTCTGGCATCGTGAGTGAGCAAGACGCGTCGTCTGCTACTGGCTTTCGTTTTGATCTTAATTCCCTTACTTTTGGCTCGGTTGCCATATTGAATTAAATCGACTTGGCAGTTTCTACTGAAATAACGTTGTAAACAAATTTAGGCAAATTGTTAGATATAAGGTatccaaaaacacaaaattatcACCTGGTTTTAACAAGCTGTCCGCCACTCAAACAGACCGTTTTGAGGGATTTTGCGAAAATCATTGCTagggtttaaaaaattaacaaataggTGGCTtttatgttaaatttttttcgcttAGTCGATTGGTGAAAACCGCAATCGCctagcttttttcttttgggagaTATCTAAGAAAAGCTGTGGGTGGGGGGTAgccgaaattttgattttgttggtttttgtttttatacagctgttttctcgtcaactgctgcacctaaaaatattctgattagtttaaaatgatgggatagccAACCCTCTTTAAACAATCACACTTCACCTTTTTTAATACTCTGCTcagaagccgagatattaacgatttaattttttgaaagaaattcccaaaaatttcgtttttggcCATGCCGGCCTGAAAGCCggcaaaaaaattgtcttaatTACGAAAGAGATCTCGCGCCTCGTCGTCGCGGCGTTGAATTCCTGTACTAATGTTATATTTGAGAAATCGGAAAGTCAAAAAAGGACTTTTTTGCCAATCAATAATTAGAAAGCTGTATATCGCTTTTAATTGGCCTTTTTACAATCAATCGGGCATCATCTTGTTAATTTTATGGCGAAAGCctctaatttttaagttttttagtttattagaaaaactttttaaatcaaatttaatgactaagattgttattacgcttgacaccAAATGTAGGCCCAATCCTTTGTTCGACAAGCAGGCGGTTCGCGAACAAAGGATTGGGCCTAAATTTggtgtcaagcgtaataacaatcttagttctgctatcgACCGCTGTgctgcgcatcggcgtaaactgcgcacgactttttggcatgtctactactttttccttggaataacatctataacCAACATTTGAAAAGGTAGGCtttaaatttgtcttttcaaacttttaaTAATACTGTGAATGATTGTTCAATCAAAACACGAATCATCTAgtgtatttaaaattcatcGTCCGAAGAACATTCAATTTCATCACATAAATCATCTTTGACAATAGGCCTACCATCACCAACAgtcagagataaggagatggccAACTCAATGGGAGAGCCAGCAGTCGACGCTGCCCCATTTATTCACTCCACCAGAACCCACCCACAAACTCTCTCACTACCACCCTTCGTGCTACGCTAGCGCCCCTAACGACCACTGCCCGTAACATAGTCGGCAACGGCAGCAACCTTTAACATGAATACGAAATGCATGATTACATTaaagttattttgttattttaacaaATGCAAGTGGATAATCTTGGTTTATTCATTCATGAACAACGTATActtgtttaacaaatttctctTAGAAGTAGCAGTTGACAAATTTTGGTTGAATACTTTGGTAAATGCTAGGAATCGAAGTTTGAGATATCGAAAAACTATTAGTTTGACTAGCTCCTCAACACACGCAGCAGAGAATTGAGATTTTAATGGAGGAGATATGGTGCTATAATTGATAGCTTTTAAAATCTCTTGTCCGACTTTTTCCAATAGATTACATTCATTTGAGAGTGTGTTCAATTTTTGAACAATCAACGAGTGAAACAATTGTTCGGCAGTTTGAACCAATCTGAAGACAGATTGCGACGGAATAGTGATGGCACGTTTGCCTCTTAGTTCAGCCACGTTTGCTAGACTTAAATAAAGGGGATCTTCTGGATTGCAAAACAAAGCACTTCTTTGAACTGGATCTTTAACAGCTTTTTCTACTTTGGTATCACATTTTAcagagaaatatataaaaccaAGGTCAAAATGGATGTTCCTTGTGCGGTAACAAGAATTCTCCGAAGACGGAGCTTCCCCCCTTCATCTTGTTTAAACGGAGCTTTCCCcctttaaactttaaaggttGCCGCCGTTGCCGACTATGTTACGGGCAGTGGTCGGTAGGGGCGCTAGCGTAGCGCGAAGGGTGGTAGGGAGAGAGTTTGTGGGTGGGTTCTGGTGGGGTGAATAAATGGGGCAGCGTCGACTGCTGGCTCTCCCATTGAGTTggccatctccttatctctgccAACAGTATAATCATCCATACAATCATCTTCGAAAAccaaatcatcatcatctaaattttcttcataaaaGTATTGTTTTAAGGCGAGCGAGTCTGGCAATATATTTTGAGACGTTTCACTTTGCTTTTTAATGACTATTTCAGATTGTTGAAATACAGAAATATTCATTGGGCAGTTGcttacagaaaaagaaaattcatccGTCGAGTTgtaatttgttatttcatgTTAATTCATCGACAAAATATCTTCACTGATTGTTGTGATGAATTGCGACATTTCTAGTTTGCATTGAAGAACCTGTTCTGCGTAGCGTTTTTACAGCATCCAACAATCAACTAATTTGAAGTTATCCTTGAACGAAACTAAAATGAAGTAGTTATAGCAACgatcttctctttctctaaaTTCAAAGAAGTTttagaaaggggaaaaaaataagcattATATAGCTTCATACTTTTCAGTTACCTCGTGCAACACGGGCATCTTCTTCCAACGAAGCTTGAATTACAAGTAATTCAGacaatttaatttgtattgTGTCTATAGTGTCTAGGGAGAGTACGAgtcattcctttttattttctgccgTTCCAATAAAACATTGCTCCGGTTAAAAAATCTCGTCTGtctaattaataatttcaacTGTCAGATATCAATaatataaacaataaaaaccaCTCCATACTTGCTGCTcccattgtttttgttgaattacTATAGAGTCttgaaaaagtagaaaagacTTGTTCCTGTTCTTCTCCTAAAGTTCCAGCTGATCCATCTCTCCAATGACAAAAATGTAGGATCTGTAACGAAAAAcgaaatcattaaaataaaattatgtttttataACAAATTTCAATACTTGGCATGGCCAGCTATGCGCTTCGCCGTGTAGTCGAGAGAGGACTTTTGTtctaagagagaaaaactttcAAGAGCACTTTACAGGAATTCTATGGCCacgaaaagaaattaatataataatacaacaaacatttaaaaactgATCTTACGGGGTACAGTTTGGTTGAAATCTGGTTGAACATCAAATGAATCAGCTGGTTGATCACTAACAACTTtctaaaaacaataaaagtagAACAATAAAGTAGTTTTCGAATAAGTCatacaaagaataaaacaatcaaGTTTACCATCTCTCTTTCGCTTCGTACTTCGAGCTACAACAATTTCAGAACTTTTCTGTTTAGAACCGTCTCCTGAGTTATTCAAACCTTTAGCAAATAGTCCGAAAGATTTCATTCcttaaaaaaggcaaatttaacatttgaaatatttcaattgtCTAAAAAACAAACCTTTTCTTCGACTATCATTGTACTTCTTAACCAGAGCTTTTGTTCTTCGCTTCTTAAATCCCAACCTTTACGTCCCATATTTCCAAGTAAACGAAATCAATAGCACTCAAGAATTATTAAAATCCAATTagaatctaaaacaaaaaacgcaGTAGATTACAGTTGACAGTGGGGACAGCCGAACTGGAAAatgcaaacaagaaaagacaGATGCGTCTGCATTTAAGTACTAAAACAGtatccaaatttaaaaaatttatagtttttacaaaaaaattgaatttgcaaaatttagactgttttcaaagaaaattatgaaacaaaacataataattaattttgatcccattaaaacaattaaaatttaagtttaaattaacaaaactTCATTTTACCCTTCGCTTCAGAgcaaaggaaaattttaacttaactaagaaataagaatatatAACTGAATCTGAGTGTGTATGAGGTTGTTTAACACAGGAACCTACAAAGaacatatttaaattaattgaaatacaaTGGAAGcaattccattaaaaaaatacttacatGTTCTCATTCCAGCCTTCATAGTTTACAATGAAGAAAATCCCACTGATAACCAATAATACTGGTACTTTCTTCAGAAAAAAGGTTCCCTGgatcaataataatagaataatggttaataaaattgaatggcTGCAAACTTCAAAGGTGGGTGCAAACTTCAAGGTGGACAGAATGTAAAATGCAGGAAACAACTTAGCGAACTGACCAAGCCATACCCCATAATTGAtattttacaaagaaaatgggggcattttgatgggaaaaaatcaggttactgaagaaaataaactaaGTTACTTAATATGATAAATATACCTTAAAATCACGAATTTACCATTTTGACAGTTCCTAGGcatgagagagaaagaaaactggtAACAAAATTGGTGTCCGGACGATTCGGCACtgacttgtaaaaaaaaactttcggcACTATCTAGTGACGATTCGGCACCGTCTTTTTACCGATTCGGCACCAATCCACCATGAATCAATTTTTAAGTGTTCGAATGAATTAAagttattttatcatttatgcctagaacaaatttaattctaaatttttaaaatgagcaCTATTTGTATTAACTTTTTAagtaagtaataaaaaacggACAAAATTGGTTTGTGGGATCGTATagaaatttgtaattaaaaatttttaaatgagaaaTGGGGATGAATGTATCAGTAAACATgtgtttcaaatttgaatggcTTTGATGaacattcattattttttaatgaattaagCAGTAGAAGCAGTAAGTTTAGTAATTAAGCAAAAaagtaattcaaaaaataaaaagctacCCTTTTTCAATCTTCCGAAATGATTTACAACACGCCCGCAAGTGGGATATTTGTTTGCCGCTGCAAATTCCCCCATTTTTACCCCTGgtataatgttttattttattttctaaaaataaaaccattttccatacagtacccaccaaaatATTAGGTacacacccccccccctttttcagtgcattcttatggcactacgtgtcttaGAAAAAGTGCAAATACTACCCGAACAgtttgggctagattttttttctttttttcctgagtagatctaatgatgatctacattttttaacaCGCACAAAATTGTTGTAGGAGTAACCCCCatggcgctacggtatcgttcacgttattaggtacacccatTTTCCctcatatgcgccgtgttaaatacggcgttttcaaaaatttacaaaaaatactaaaaatcaagataaaatctttttcttggtgccaaaagatgcaaaattcttcattttttaggAATATAcagaatgatttacaataaaatcaactcagagaaccctcccctatacctcaaagttttccacttcaaaatttgtactttttactacacaattgcactgtcgcccccataggcattagaaatttcgacaactttttaacaagcgatccacgattcaagtagaccgaaatcccggagcggctttccagatTCTCCTCCGCGCCCCTTGCGGAAGCCAGCTTGGTTCCTATAAATATGAAGGCTGATATGACTTCTATGGGTCTAAAATGAAGGCCAACAGATAAAACCTTCTGCTTGCTTCCGCAAGGAGCGCGGCGGAgagtacaaaaaaatggctgccagacagagagggaaaagggaaaaatgagcctCTCAGTAAATGTGCCATATCTCAACcataaccaataaaatccggaaagaaaattccttttggattttgttagCTGAGatagcaataaacctttttatacaattagttttttctatAGCTCCTTCGCTTTTCAGAAAAGCGATGTAAAAGCACCCCccatttctgacaaaattaaaaaaacccacacTTTAACGCTTAATATCTCGTTAACGGGCGAAAATTTCgtctttctgcaaacgcaggtaaatccggcgtgcagagacgaacatgattatattttttatatatttttaaggccttttccggatttagatctggaaagccgctccgggattttggtctacttgattcgtggatcgcttgttaagtggaaaactttgaggtaatatccatttttgattgaaaatttttaactaaagccaaagaaaatttgGGCCCGAGCTCTTTTGTCGTTTTCCTTACCCTTTCCCCTAAGTTTTGAAAATCTGTCAATGGAACgatttttaacgattttgAATCAGATTTCATTTCTGTTCACAAAAACGGAGTATGATGTGGGCAGATTCTTCCTCCACGGGCTACTAGTCGGTGCCGAAACGTCCGGTAATCACAAAATTAAGACAAAATGACTGGATAGGGTTAATTTAAAAGCTAAGCACGAAAAACACCattaaaaaactcaaatattgatgataaataagaaaatacagTAAAAATATACGGGCCtatttgagaaaaacaaaatggccgtcGAAAACTCGAAATCAAAGGATGTAggacgttcaggccccggCGTTTAGGCCCCGGCTTTCAGGCcctgggcctgaacgtccagaTTGGGCCTGAACGTCTAGAAGCGCAGTCAAGTTCTTATTTCCATCATTTCCCATATCAGTCTAACAAcagtctgtttttttgtttgttttttttaatttgtgagaggtaaaatttaaactgACACATTCCAATTGCTGAGTCTCATAGAAAAAGCATTTATCCAATAAGAATGGGCTGATGGAATAAACTTCTGCTGATACTGtgctttcaaaattttcaattgacCGTTCCCCTCTCATTCTGGAAAACAAGcagaaaatctttttatagTCATTTAATGTAACTAATGGTCAACTAACCCtagccattttgtttttgctaattagattgaattaaaatcttttgcatttttgaaaaacaacaaatctcGAACGACCAAATTGCCACCGCGGCAGCACTAGTCCCCTACTAACCCTAATCTAAACcggaaacaacagaaaaaaatgtgtttcccAACACACCCGCTGTGGCTCTGTAACTAAGGTCTAGCCAGAACACTTCCGAACACTCCAGAACACTTCCAGGCTGAAAAGGCAATAGACCCATTGAAGACCCTCTCCAGTGTGTCTGGTAGGCCTACTCCTAAGAAAATGAAGCAGACTTTGTCGTTGGGTGCACACAATTACATAATTGGACAAGTAAGTATTGAGATTAACTATTTATCTTTATTTAGGATGACTACGTTGTTTTACCACCATCCAGTGGAAGCTGGTTTGTTTCTGACGAAGCACGTGAGATAGTCCTTGTTTTCTTAGAACAGTACCTCTCGGTGTATGATTCAGATGATCGCCAACCACTTTTAAATGCATACCATGACTCGGCTATTATGTCATTGAAATGTTCTccgaaagaaaatgatcagTCAATGTATTTATTAGAACTGTTGTCAATTTGAAAGGCATTTATAGTTAATTTTACCTTTCGCTTAAAACGTTGGACTCTTACATGAAAGACAGTCGCAATCTGAAACGAATTGATGATCCGCATAAACGTCGTTTTCGATTACTTCAACAAGGCAAAGTCGATATAGTTTcgtttttatcaaaattacCAAAGACTTTGCATGATCCAAGCAGTTTTGTAGTGGACGTTCCTGTTACATCGGTATGAtaacttattttattgataaacTGTCTTTCCAAAATATGTATGTGTTACATTAGAGTCACCTGATTGTCATGTCTGTGACGGGTGTTTTTCGGGAACGAGCGGAAAGGCATTCTCTGATACGTTGGTTTCAACGGacattcatcatcattcctAGCACTGAAGGGGGTTTTTGCATCGTTAATTAGCAATTTCATATTTCGTGTGCTACTCCCGAGCAAATTATAGCGGCTTTCAAAGGTAGGATTCCTTTGCACTAAATTATTTGTCTGGTAACATGATTATCAATTCTATCTTGTTCTAACAGAACCAGTCGCTGTTCCTGCAGGACCTCCCACTACAACGTCATCTGTTCCCGTTTGTGAAACTACAGAAAGTTCTACTCTTGTTGATCCAGTCGTTCAGCAGCAAATGGTGGCATCGTTTGCTGAACAATCTGCAATGAATACGTCTTGGTCATTGAAGTATTTAGATTTCCCGCTGTTTACATAAATCAGAACTAGAGATCATGTTTTCATATTATTTGTACTAGGTTTTTAGAAGAAAACGGTTGGGTTTTCGATCGTGCTGCCCTTGTTTTCACCGAGCTCAAAGCCGCCAACCAGATCCCGCCACAAGCGTTCATCAAATAGTACGGGGATTGGGATGTCGGTGATATTGTCTTGGATATTCTTACGAATTGTTggcattcaataaaaaatgtttgcagTTCAATGATACAAACTTGATTGGAAATTCGTCATCTTATTTGTGCGAACCAATTTACTAACTGCTAAGTTATACAGATTATAGAGTTTAGAATTCGTCCTTCGTCTCTGAACAAACTAATAATGGTTTTAATAATCTGTTAAATTGATTGTACAATGATGCGTCACTGAACGCCTGGCCCCAGTCCTATCTTTTAAGTTGATgcaaaaattaatcaagcaTCGATATGGTTTTGTTATCAACAAACATTTGATATGGGGGTTGTAGCGACATCCACAccttttcacaatttttttaacgcgGAATCCTCTTTATCTTCTGATAGGCTTTCTTTCCTCACCagacttaaaattaaaaaattgagtgGAGTCTCTAAGTGTTTGTTGCTTTAGAAACTAAGGGGAATTTACTGTACAACGAAAATCCTTTCTACATAATGATTTCGACCAGCATATTTATGTGTGCACTATATATCTTTGCAAATGTTCCAAGATTGTGacttcccattttttccttaaattgCAAAGTCACTCCATCAcgtattttgattatttagttTCATTCAACCCAGCTTTATTGAATATAGTTACAAACGTACCGTATACCGGAAGGTCACAACCGGAACTCCAGATGGCTACCCCCACA
The window above is part of the Daphnia pulex isolate KAP4 chromosome 3, ASM2113471v1 genome. Proteins encoded here:
- the LOC124189992 gene encoding keratin, type I cytoskeletal 9-like is translated as MSNFRMLAGSCNQGSGGGGSHRGGRSGAGGSRGGGSGGAERRVGKAGGSSKGGSSGVGGFRGSSRGRFGGPSSGGAHGSGGGGGGAGQDWFCRNCGSYNFGSRPSCIRCARVKNYLSPDKKVEAMDVDKTTPLQGPRCLLCLCMPGCTYGSHP